GGTGATGGCAGTTAGCGCGGTTCTGGCCAGCCTGGTCGATGGTGCCACCAGCAAGGGCTACGTAACGCCTCAGGACGGTATCGAAGGCTATCGCTTTGTCCAGGATGACGGGATGGACATCTCCGTGCTGTGGAGTGTGGATGGAAGCGTGCAGGAGTATCTGAAGCAGAAGGATACCGAGGTCTGGGATGTGCTGGGTAACAGTCTGGATAGTTCTACCATTCCCCTGTCTGTTGAGCCCATCTATGTAATTCGTAAGCAGCCTTAATCTTGGGTTTAACACTTCGGTAAAAATGCGAAAGACTCCCTAATCGAAACCCTGGAGAAACTACCCCCCATGCCCCAGCTAAATTCCAGTCATACCACACGGTTCCGATGGTCTGATAATGTACGCCCTGCATTTTCGCTGGTCGAGCTCATGGTCGTAATGGTTGTCCTGGCCGTGCTGGCGGCTGTGCTGGTCCCCATGGCCTCCACGATCATGCGGGACAGTAATCAAACCAAGTGCGTCCAGAACCTGCGCTCGATTGGAGTGGCGATGCACCTGTATGCCAGCGACCACGGCGGTAAACTTCCAGGGCCGACCTATAACAGCCAAAAGGCAGGGCCGGATGACCGTCGCTTCCTCGCCTATTATTTACTGCCCTATATCGGCCACCCAAATGAAGGGGCGGGGAGTAGTTACCCGGAGTCAGCGCCGATCAGGCTCTTGTGGACCACACCCGTCTTGGAGTTCCGCTGCCCCTCGACGGAGGACGATGAGATTTCCTACGTGGCTGCGCACTCGATCCGCTCAGACACCAACACGAACATGAGCCCCTGGGGACTCGTATCTGGCAGCTATGGCCGCAACATGGAGCCGATGACACTACTGCAGCTTGACAGCCACTACGCCTTGGCCGGTCAGTGGGCGATCCGGGATCGCTATGGAGTCGCTCCGGCCTATCGCCCGAGTACGAATCAACCTGTCGGACCTCCCCGCCATGGTTTGACCAACGTGCTCTTTTTCGATGGACACGTCGAGGG
This genomic interval from Ruficoccus sp. ZRK36 contains the following:
- a CDS encoding DUF1559 domain-containing protein encodes the protein MPQLNSSHTTRFRWSDNVRPAFSLVELMVVMVVLAVLAAVLVPMASTIMRDSNQTKCVQNLRSIGVAMHLYASDHGGKLPGPTYNSQKAGPDDRRFLAYYLLPYIGHPNEGAGSSYPESAPIRLLWTTPVLEFRCPSTEDDEISYVAAHSIRSDTNTNMSPWGLVSGSYGRNMEPMTLLQLDSHYALAGQWAIRDRYGVAPAYRPSTNQPVGPPRHGLTNVLFFDGHVEGEK